A region of the Sulfurimonas crateris genome:
ATCCTCACCGATCTGCTGAGGCTGTACTGCAGCGTCAGGCTTGAAATATCATCGTTTTTATAGACCATACGTACTCTCTTGCCAAAACGCTTACCTATCTCATACCCTAACGTTCCATCCTCGTTTGTAAGAATGTTGAGCGTATCTATCTTTAGGTTTGCCGACTTGCTTAAAAACCCTTTTAACCCTGCTCCCAAAGCCAGCGTTCCAAGAGAGCTTCTTGACTCTTTGCCTGTAGTGTCAAAAATAGAAGAGGTAGCCTCACCAAATAGAATATAGGAGATGATATCATCCTGACTCATTTGCGGATTTGATGAGAGGATAAACACGGGAGACTCGACTCTGTTTGTTATATATATCTCTATATCTACATTATCAAGCGTGTAGTGGTGAAGATTTAGGTTTAGGTACGGGTTGGCGTAGTGTTTATCATAAAAGTATATCTCGCTCTCATCAAACTCAAACTCTCTATCGCTGATAGTTGCGACTCCGCTGTGTATCTGCAGAGCGCCGAGTATCTGCAATAGACCGCCAAACTCTTGATAGATAACTAGATTTGGAGTGACCAGAAGTTCAACGTCTTTTATTTTGTACTCAATTGGTTTTGACGAGTAGACTCTGATATTTAGCTCTCTTTTCTCATGCTCTTTTTTGGGCGGTTTAATATCTTGGATAATTATAATATCCTCATCCTTTATAGCATACTCTTTTTTTGGAACATAGGTAATTACTCCGCTAAGTATCTCGATATCGCCGCTAATGCTCTGTGAGCCGTTACTATTTACAGATGCTTCAATATCAACTCTTACACTTACATTTGCATCCTCTGATTCATAACGAAACTTATCGCTCTTTATAGTAACGTCAGCACTCATTTCAGAGTAGTTCAGCTCTCCGCCTATAAGCAGATTGTCATAGACCCAAAACTCTTTGAGCTCAATGATGTCGTTTTGGCTTAGAGAAATTTTTGAGGCTCTTTTTGAATAAACTCTCTTCTGCATCACTCCAATATTATAGCTTTTAACGATAACCTCTCTATCCGCATAAAAAAATTCAACATAAGAGTCTCTATCCGTATATATATTTTGAGAATCAAGCTCTAACCTATACCAAGGAATATCGACTCTTGTATCTACTTCAACTCCATCTTTAAGCGCTACTTTTGCCTTTAAGATAACAGAAGCATCAAAAAGCAGACTCTCATCTATAAGTTCGAGTTCGATTAGAAGAGTCCTAATAGAGTCTATATTTGCCTCCACCATAAACTCTCTATTTTGAATACTTCCTTTTATATCAAACTTGCTCTCTCCAGCTTTTAAAACACCGACAAGACCATTTTCATCCTCAAAGAGTGTCAAAGAGAGCTTGCCTGTGCCGATGTTTGCTCTTAAGCTCTCTTTGTTTTTTAACACAAAGACATTGAGCTTGGAAAATCTATCAATGTTATACTCTCTTAAGTGTGGCGCATCGCTTTTTGGATAGAGTTCGCCTGTAAGCGCTATGGATTCGTTTTTAAGCTCGACTTTTGCATCCAGATCCGCATAAATGCTCTTAGCCTTTAGTAAAAACTCTTTAAAATCTTTTGTCTGCGCATTTACAACTATATCTTTTGCCCCAAGATCAAACTGTGTCAGATTCTCATCTCTTTTTATAGCAACACTGAAGCTCTCAAAAGGAAGATTAAACTCATCTTGCACTATTTTTGCCTCTAGGTTTGATGTAGCTTTCCCATCAAGCCCTACTCTGCTTTTTTGCTCGATGGCAATATTATTGTTCGCATAAAGAGCAGTGTAATCTGAGTAGAGCGTAAAGAAATCATCACTAAAACTATAAGTCGCATGAAGTTCTATATTCTCTAAAACAAGATCTTCTACATCTTTAAAAACAACGCTCTTTAGCGATGTTTTAAGATCTGCTTCTTTGCTAGATATGTCAAAAAAGAGCTCAATCTTGCTTGGCGTATATCTTAAAAAACCAAGATACTCATTATGAAACTTCTCACTTGGCAAAAGAGTAGATCTTCCTTTGAGGTTATTCTCCTTAACACTCCCCTCAAGAGAGAGAGCTGCATAGGGGGTCTCTGCCTCTAAGAGTATCTTTCGTATATCTATTGTCTCTCCAAGTCTTATATCAATAGCAGTGAGGTTTAAGGAGTATATTTCACCTTTATAGGCTGCTTTTACGTTTTGTATATCTACTTTTGAGATGTTAAGAGCAAAAATGGACGATGTCTCTGCACTCTTGGTCTCTAGAAGCTTCTTGGCATCTACAAAAACTCCATTGGCACTGATAGAGCTTACTCTTGGAGTCGGACTCATAAGCATTAAAAGATTGTAGTTAACTCTTAACTCATCGACCTCTATACTATCCTTATACTTTACGCCACTTACAATAACTCCACTAAAGAGCGTTCCCTCTATACCTTTATACTCTACATCATACTCTTTTAGATAGTTCTGCGCCAGATACGGCACTACATCTTTTTGAAACAGAGCAATCAAGATAATAGCTGCTCCAAGCAGTGCAAGAAGAGTTGTAAAATGTAAAAAAGTATAGACTCTTTTTATCAAAACAGCTCTCCTATGTGAAAGTGAATAGCATACTGCTTTGTGGGATCTTCTATATCAAAACCTACATCAATTGCTATAGGACCGATGGGTGTTCTGTAACGAAGACCAAAACCCGCGCTGTAGTATCCGTTGTCATAACTAGGCGTACTATCGTTTCCCAAAAAAGTGTTGTCGCTAAAGAGAACTCCCCTCAGGTTGCCATATATCTCAAAGCGTATCTCAGCCGTTGCCTCTACTATGGAGTTTGATCCGATCAGGTTGTTTCTCTCATCAGTCGGACCCAGCTTTCTATAGCCGTATGCACGATTGCTATGCATACCGCCTGCAAAAAAGCGATAAGATGGAGGGAGATCACCATCTTTAATATCGAGCGTTCCAAAGGTGGCTCTAAATCCTGCAATATAATCATCCACTATAGGTAAAATATAGCCTCCCGTTGCCTTAAACTTATAGTATGTCGCATCAGATATATCACTCTTTAATGAACCCATTATTTGTGAGTTTATAAAGTATCCGCTTGTGGGGTCTAGTATCTTGTCTCTGGTATCGTAGCTCCACTCCAATTTGGGAGAGACCAAAAATATCGTGTGTTCAGGAATAAGGATCATATCGTCGCTGCCGTATGTTTTTGACCTGTCGATATATATGCTCTCTTTAAAGAGATGCGGTGTTCTCTTCTGCAAAAGGTATGGCTCCACAAAGACCCTGCTCTCTTTAAAAGTGACAAAATCCTCATTCTCATAACCTGCCTCCAAGCCGAGTGCGTTTCTGTTTAAGAGCGGCATATCGAAATTTGCTTTTAGAGACTGTTTTATTTGGGTCACTCTCGTCTCAATGCCTATAGTCTTTAGATTGCCTAAAAAATTTCTATGTTTGAGTCCAAGCATAATCATAGCGCCCTCATCACTGCTTACACCAAGACCGGCTTGAAAACGCAGAGGATTTTCATTCTCTAATACGCTTAGGGATAGATCAACGCTGTTGTCTCTTTGTACCTTTGTATCTATTATCGCTTTTGATATGCCCTCATGCCCATAAAGGCTCTTATAGCTCATATCGATCTTGTTTGAAGAGAAAGGTTCACCCTCCTCTATATGCAATATAGACTCAAGTATCTCTGCGTCGATATTTTTTGACGCCATTACCTCTATCTCTCCAAAGCGGCATCTCTCGTTTTGTAAAACTTTATAGTTCAAATATGCAAGGTTTTTCTCTATATCTATCCACGCTTTTGCATCGAGCTCGGCTTTACAAAAACTGCTCTGGGCATAGAGAAGTTTTATATCTTTTTTGCTCTGTATAAATTTGTCGGCATCAAAAACATCCCCCTCTTTAAACGGTATCTGCTTTCCTATATTCAGTCCTGCAGAGTAAGTGATAGTTTTGACGATTATTGGCTTGTTCTCTTTGATGATTATAGTGATGGTACCTTCATCACTGATGTATGAGATCTCTACGTGGTAAAAGCCTTTTGATCTATAGTACTCTTTAAGAGCCTCTATGGTCAATTCTACATCTTTAACCTCTAACGTAGGCTCATCTGCATAAAATTCAAAAAAGTAGGGTTTATGTAACTCTAGCACATCATAAAGTTCTCTTGATGAGATCTCTTTGTTCTGGCTAAAAAAAAGCAGGGGAGTTTCGGCAAGCAGAAGCGTAGAGAAGAGAAAATATATTAAAAATTTCGTTTTCAACTACACTCCCGTAACACCTTATTTTAACTCTTTAAGAGCCTCGATTACTTCATCTATATTTTCAAGCGGGATATGCACTTTCCACTCAGGCTCACCTGCATTTCCAACAAGTGATATACCGATGCTAGCCACACTTGCACTTCCTGCACCGTAAGGCTCGTCGATCTTAGTTACGTTAATAACACCTTTTTTAGTTCCGCTTAATTTAATTGTTTTTGACATTAACTCATCCTTTTGTTTCTTATTTGATTAGTCTAGCAATTTTACCCTGAAGTTTCAACCACACTCTATGTTCCATCAAAGGAAATCCAGCAAAGGTTAAGCCGCTTTTCTCAATACTCTTTGTAACACCGCTGCGTGCCGCCATCGTAGTAAAAGGGGCGATGCTTAGATGTCCTGCCGTAGCACTCTGTCCGCCCAAGACAACATTTCTTCCTAGAGTAGTTGAGCCTGCAATGCCTGATTGGGCAAC
Encoded here:
- a CDS encoding autotransporter assembly complex protein TamA, which gives rise to MKTKFLIYFLFSTLLLAETPLLFFSQNKEISSRELYDVLELHKPYFFEFYADEPTLEVKDVELTIEALKEYYRSKGFYHVEISYISDEGTITIIIKENKPIIVKTITYSAGLNIGKQIPFKEGDVFDADKFIQSKKDIKLLYAQSSFCKAELDAKAWIDIEKNLAYLNYKVLQNERCRFGEIEVMASKNIDAEILESILHIEEGEPFSSNKIDMSYKSLYGHEGISKAIIDTKVQRDNSVDLSLSVLENENPLRFQAGLGVSSDEGAMIMLGLKHRNFLGNLKTIGIETRVTQIKQSLKANFDMPLLNRNALGLEAGYENEDFVTFKESRVFVEPYLLQKRTPHLFKESIYIDRSKTYGSDDMILIPEHTIFLVSPKLEWSYDTRDKILDPTSGYFINSQIMGSLKSDISDATYYKFKATGGYILPIVDDYIAGFRATFGTLDIKDGDLPPSYRFFAGGMHSNRAYGYRKLGPTDERNNLIGSNSIVEATAEIRFEIYGNLRGVLFSDNTFLGNDSTPSYDNGYYSAGFGLRYRTPIGPIAIDVGFDIEDPTKQYAIHFHIGELF
- a CDS encoding translocation/assembly module TamB domain-containing protein, whose protein sequence is MIKRVYTFLHFTTLLALLGAAIILIALFQKDVVPYLAQNYLKEYDVEYKGIEGTLFSGVIVSGVKYKDSIEVDELRVNYNLLMLMSPTPRVSSISANGVFVDAKKLLETKSAETSSIFALNISKVDIQNVKAAYKGEIYSLNLTAIDIRLGETIDIRKILLEAETPYAALSLEGSVKENNLKGRSTLLPSEKFHNEYLGFLRYTPSKIELFFDISSKEADLKTSLKSVVFKDVEDLVLENIELHATYSFSDDFFTLYSDYTALYANNNIAIEQKSRVGLDGKATSNLEAKIVQDEFNLPFESFSVAIKRDENLTQFDLGAKDIVVNAQTKDFKEFLLKAKSIYADLDAKVELKNESIALTGELYPKSDAPHLREYNIDRFSKLNVFVLKNKESLRANIGTGKLSLTLFEDENGLVGVLKAGESKFDIKGSIQNREFMVEANIDSIRTLLIELELIDESLLFDASVILKAKVALKDGVEVDTRVDIPWYRLELDSQNIYTDRDSYVEFFYADREVIVKSYNIGVMQKRVYSKRASKISLSQNDIIELKEFWVYDNLLIGGELNYSEMSADVTIKSDKFRYESEDANVSVRVDIEASVNSNGSQSISGDIEILSGVITYVPKKEYAIKDEDIIIIQDIKPPKKEHEKRELNIRVYSSKPIEYKIKDVELLVTPNLVIYQEFGGLLQILGALQIHSGVATISDREFEFDESEIYFYDKHYANPYLNLNLHHYTLDNVDIEIYITNRVESPVFILSSNPQMSQDDIISYILFGEATSSIFDTTGKESRSSLGTLALGAGLKGFLSKSANLKIDTLNILTNEDGTLGYEIGKRFGKRVRMVYKNDDISSLTLQYSLSRSVRIDVDVKETGQGVGIFYIKDFKLEDTILK